In Alloyangia pacifica, the following proteins share a genomic window:
- a CDS encoding SseB family protein: MTITPLDAALSAMEAAPEDDNARLRFYERLADGELFLLLTREIDGDQIEPELFDLGDARFVLVFDREERLSQFVGRAAPYAALSGRAVTNMLAGQGIGLAVNIEVSEASTLLPAEAVDWLAETLGHGPREEAARIEEVTKPGGLPEALLAALDTKLATAAGFARCAWLAGARYEGGGRGHILAFAGAVPGAEDALARAVNEALVFSGIEAGALDVLFLRDSDELAASLTRVGLRFDLPEIEEPARIERIAPGSDPDSPPILR; encoded by the coding sequence ATGACGATCACACCGCTTGATGCCGCGCTCAGCGCGATGGAGGCCGCCCCCGAGGATGACAACGCCCGCCTGCGCTTCTACGAGCGCCTGGCCGACGGCGAGCTCTTTCTGCTGCTCACCCGCGAGATCGATGGCGACCAGATCGAGCCCGAGCTCTTCGACCTCGGCGACGCCCGCTTCGTGCTGGTCTTCGACCGCGAGGAACGGCTGTCGCAATTCGTCGGCCGTGCCGCGCCCTATGCCGCCCTTTCGGGCCGCGCCGTGACCAACATGCTGGCCGGCCAGGGCATCGGCTTGGCAGTGAACATTGAGGTCTCCGAGGCCTCCACCCTGCTGCCCGCCGAAGCCGTGGATTGGCTGGCCGAAACCCTCGGCCATGGGCCCCGCGAAGAGGCTGCCCGGATCGAGGAAGTCACCAAGCCCGGCGGCCTGCCCGAGGCGCTGCTTGCGGCGCTCGACACCAAGCTCGCCACCGCGGCGGGCTTTGCCCGCTGCGCCTGGCTCGCCGGGGCGCGCTACGAGGGTGGCGGCCGTGGACACATCCTCGCTTTCGCAGGCGCGGTGCCCGGCGCAGAGGATGCGTTGGCGCGCGCGGTGAACGAGGCGCTGGTCTTCTCGGGCATCGAGGCCGGGGCGCTCGACGTTCTCTTCCTGCGCGACAGCGACGAGCTGGCGGCCAGCCTGACCCGGGTCGGCCTGCGGTTTGATCTGCCCGAGATCGAAGAGCCCGCGCGCATCGAGCGCATCGCCCCCGGATCCGACCCCGACAGCCCGCCGATCCTGCGCTGA
- a CDS encoding P1 family peptidase, producing the protein MRPGPLNLITDVPGLRVGNAEDSFLKSGVSVVTAAAPMVASVSVMGGAPGTRETDLLAPDKSAPGVDALVLSGGSAFGLAAAQGVMDALHEEGRGFEVFSARVPIVPAAILFDLLNGGDKRWGVNPYPGLGRQALANVGSSFKLGSRGAGCGAQTAQHKGGLGSASLVLEGGITVGALVAVNPMGSVTTPSGRHFWSAPFEIGAEFGGLGPEPAAGFQDMPESRKLGAMAALGNTTIAVVATDAQIDKAQAHRIAVAAQDGIGRAILPAHSPMDGDLVFACSTGRVPLAEPALQLAQIGHAASLCLARAIARGVWEATPALGDTLPTLREDLGL; encoded by the coding sequence ATGCGACCCGGCCCTCTCAACCTGATTACCGACGTTCCTGGCCTGCGGGTCGGCAATGCCGAGGATTCCTTTCTGAAATCCGGCGTCTCCGTGGTGACCGCCGCGGCGCCGATGGTCGCCTCGGTCTCGGTCATGGGCGGCGCGCCCGGCACCCGCGAGACCGACCTCTTGGCGCCTGACAAATCCGCACCGGGGGTCGATGCGCTGGTGCTTTCGGGTGGCAGCGCCTTCGGGCTGGCGGCGGCGCAGGGGGTGATGGATGCGCTGCACGAGGAGGGACGGGGCTTCGAGGTGTTCTCGGCGCGGGTCCCCATCGTGCCGGCGGCGATTCTCTTCGACCTGCTCAACGGGGGCGACAAGCGCTGGGGTGTAAACCCCTATCCCGGGCTCGGGCGGCAGGCGCTCGCCAATGTCGGCAGCAGCTTCAAGCTTGGCTCTCGCGGCGCAGGCTGCGGCGCGCAGACCGCGCAGCACAAGGGCGGGCTGGGCTCGGCGTCGCTGGTGCTCGAGGGCGGGATAACCGTCGGCGCGCTGGTGGCGGTGAACCCGATGGGCAGCGTGACCACGCCATCGGGGCGGCACTTCTGGTCGGCACCTTTCGAGATCGGGGCGGAATTCGGCGGGCTCGGGCCGGAGCCGGCAGCGGGCTTTCAGGACATGCCCGAGAGCCGTAAGTTGGGGGCGATGGCAGCGCTGGGGAACACCACGATCGCGGTGGTCGCCACGGACGCGCAGATCGACAAGGCGCAGGCGCACCGCATCGCCGTGGCCGCACAGGATGGCATCGGCCGGGCCATCCTGCCGGCGCATTCGCCGATGGACGGGGATCTGGTGTTTGCCTGCTCCACGGGCCGCGTGCCGCTTGCCGAGCCGGCGCTGCAGCTGGCGCAGATCGGCCACGCGGCGAGCCTCTGCCTGGCCCGCGCGATCGCGCGCGGCGTCTGGGAGGCGACGCCGGCCCTGGGCGACACGCTGCCGACGCTGCGCGAGGACCTGGGACTCTAG
- a CDS encoding SDR family oxidoreductase — MRLSGKTAIVTGAGSGFGAGIARRFAAEGARVMVADINMEGAEAVASEFGGIAHQVNVADGASVEEMTLRAGAELGRVDILVNNAGVTHLPGFMEDIGEADFDRVMAVNCKSVYLTARALVAGMKARGAGAILNVASTAGVSPRPKLNWYNASKGWMITATRAMAIELAPFGVRVNALNPVAGDTPLLKSFMGEDTPEMRAKFLSTIPMGRFSTPEDLANAALYLCSDEASLVTGVCMEVDGGRCI, encoded by the coding sequence ATGAGACTTTCGGGAAAAACCGCCATCGTGACCGGCGCGGGATCGGGCTTCGGTGCGGGCATCGCGCGGCGCTTCGCGGCAGAGGGCGCGCGGGTGATGGTCGCCGACATCAACATGGAGGGCGCCGAGGCGGTGGCTTCGGAATTCGGCGGCATCGCGCATCAAGTGAACGTGGCCGACGGGGCGTCGGTCGAGGAGATGACGCTGCGCGCCGGCGCCGAGCTCGGGCGGGTCGATATTCTTGTGAACAACGCCGGGGTGACCCACCTGCCGGGCTTCATGGAAGACATCGGCGAGGCGGATTTCGACAGGGTCATGGCGGTCAACTGCAAGTCGGTCTACCTGACGGCCCGCGCGCTGGTGGCTGGGATGAAGGCGCGCGGCGCGGGAGCGATCCTCAATGTCGCCTCGACGGCGGGGGTCTCGCCGCGACCGAAGCTCAACTGGTACAACGCCTCGAAGGGCTGGATGATCACCGCGACGCGGGCCATGGCGATCGAGCTCGCGCCCTTCGGCGTGCGGGTCAATGCACTGAACCCGGTGGCGGGCGACACCCCGCTGCTGAAGAGCTTCATGGGCGAGGACACGCCCGAGATGCGCGCCAAGTTCCTCTCGACCATCCCGATGGGGCGGTTCTCGACCCCCGAGGACCTTGCCAATGCCGCGCTCTACCTCTGCTCGGACGAGGCGTCTTTGGTGACCGGGGTCTGCATGGAGGTGGACGGGGGGCGCTGCATTTGA
- a CDS encoding aldehyde dehydrogenase family protein, which translates to MPEGSPFDSARVLIGGTWRETADTLPLSDPSTGAEIGRIARGGKAEIDAAVTAAQAALDGEWGAMTALERGRILTRIGVLVLENVDLLARIEAQDVGKPLGQARADAVALARYCEFYGGAADKIHGETIPYLGGYTVYTLREPHGVTGHIVPWNYPMQIIGRSVGAALAMGNACVLKPAEDACLTALHFADLAQQAGLPAGALNVVPGLGSEAGAALSSHPGVQHMSFTGSVATGAAVQRAAADNVIPVTLELGGKSPQLVFADADLDAALPFLVNAGLQNAGQTCSASSRILVQREILDEVMARMAAAYEAKIVGPAMEDRDIGPLINAAQKRRVEGFLEQGADLPVLARARLAEGLPEGGHYVAPCLYGPVPAEHALAQDEIFGPVQVVIPFEDEEEALRIANGTAYGLVASVWTRDGARQMRLARKLKAGQVFLNNYGAGGGVELPFGGVGKSGHGREKGFEALYGFSVLKTVAAHHG; encoded by the coding sequence ATGCCGGAGGGGAGCCCCTTTGACAGCGCCCGCGTGCTCATTGGCGGCACATGGCGCGAAACCGCGGACACGCTGCCGCTGAGCGATCCGTCCACGGGCGCGGAGATCGGGCGCATCGCCCGGGGTGGCAAGGCCGAGATCGACGCGGCCGTGACGGCGGCGCAGGCCGCACTGGACGGTGAATGGGGGGCGATGACGGCGCTGGAGCGCGGGCGCATCCTCACCCGCATCGGGGTGCTCGTGCTCGAGAATGTCGACCTGCTCGCCCGGATCGAGGCACAGGACGTGGGCAAGCCGCTGGGCCAGGCGCGCGCCGACGCGGTGGCGCTGGCGCGCTACTGCGAGTTTTATGGCGGTGCGGCGGACAAGATCCACGGCGAGACCATCCCCTACCTCGGTGGCTACACCGTCTACACGCTGCGCGAGCCGCATGGGGTGACCGGCCATATCGTGCCTTGGAACTACCCGATGCAGATCATCGGCCGCTCGGTCGGCGCGGCGCTGGCCATGGGCAATGCCTGCGTGCTGAAACCGGCCGAGGACGCCTGCCTGACCGCCCTGCATTTCGCCGATCTGGCGCAGCAGGCGGGGCTGCCGGCGGGGGCGCTCAACGTGGTGCCGGGGCTTGGGTCCGAGGCGGGCGCGGCGCTGTCATCCCACCCGGGCGTGCAGCACATGAGTTTCACCGGCTCGGTCGCCACCGGTGCCGCGGTGCAGCGCGCGGCTGCGGACAACGTGATCCCGGTGACGCTGGAGCTGGGGGGCAAGTCGCCGCAGCTGGTGTTTGCCGATGCCGATCTCGACGCGGCGCTGCCTTTCCTGGTGAATGCCGGGCTGCAGAACGCCGGGCAGACCTGCTCGGCCTCCTCGCGCATCCTCGTGCAGCGGGAGATCCTCGATGAGGTGATGGCCCGCATGGCGGCGGCCTACGAGGCCAAAATCGTCGGCCCCGCCATGGAGGATCGCGACATCGGCCCGCTGATCAATGCCGCCCAGAAGCGCCGCGTCGAGGGGTTTCTGGAGCAGGGCGCAGACCTGCCGGTTCTGGCGCGGGCGCGGCTGGCCGAGGGGTTGCCCGAGGGCGGGCATTACGTCGCCCCCTGTCTTTATGGCCCGGTCCCGGCGGAGCACGCGCTGGCGCAGGACGAGATCTTTGGCCCGGTGCAGGTGGTCATCCCCTTCGAGGACGAAGAGGAAGCGCTGCGCATCGCCAATGGCACCGCCTACGGGCTGGTCGCCAGCGTCTGGACCCGCGACGGCGCGCGGCAGATGCGCCTCGCGAGGAAGCTGAAGGCCGGGCAGGTGTTTCTCAACAACTACGGCGCGGGGGGCGGGGTCGAGCTGCCTTTCGGCGGGGTCGGCAAATCCGGCCACGGGCGGGAGAAGGGCTTTGAGGCGCTCTACGGCTTCTCGGTTCTGAAGACAGTCGCGGCGCATCACGGCTGA
- a CDS encoding ABC transporter ATP-binding protein, whose product MSSSGQKYPVAPGAEPPVRRAPEALLRLEGLSLSIGGTAILQDVSLSLPQGEILALTGESGSGKSMTALAAIGLLPDRAETSGRLLLSGRDLLTLPERDLCALRGREVGMVFQEPMTALNPVQRIGDQVMETILIHKAMPRAAARARAAEVMARVGLDPARIPPSRYPHELSGGQRQRVGIAMAIALRPKLLIADEPTTALDVTTQAQILELLTGLVREEGMGMLMITHDLAVVAGMADRIAVMNAGRIVEQGPTAQVLSEQRHLYTRQLFEASRHQAALAPITPGEPLLSVREAVRDYPLPRKSLLAPRGQFRAVKGVSFDIRRGERVGLVGESGCGKSTLARAILGLEPLQAGTITLGGKPILSHGKPDPELRRRVQVVFQDPYGSFNPRHSVGRIIAEPFHLLPDPPKGAARQAAIAGTLAAVGLKPEHAEAPIHAFSGGQRQRIAIARALIIEPELVIFDEAVSALDVRVRAQILDLVAELSRTRGLGYLFVSHDLSVVRGVTDRVLVMREGEIVERGATAEVFDNPRHWYTKSLMEAAPRLPAPETGGDDDAGGEPL is encoded by the coding sequence ATGTCTTCGTCTGGACAAAAATATCCCGTGGCCCCGGGGGCGGAGCCCCCGGTCCGGCGGGCGCCAGAGGCGCTGCTGCGGCTCGAGGGGCTCAGCCTCTCCATCGGCGGCACCGCGATCCTGCAGGATGTGTCCCTGTCTCTTCCGCAGGGCGAGATCCTCGCGCTCACCGGCGAGTCGGGCTCGGGCAAGTCGATGACCGCGCTTGCTGCCATCGGATTGCTGCCGGACCGGGCCGAGACCTCCGGCAGGCTGCTGCTCTCGGGCCGTGACCTGCTGACCCTGCCCGAGCGGGACCTCTGCGCCCTGAGGGGCCGCGAGGTGGGGATGGTCTTCCAGGAGCCGATGACCGCGCTCAACCCGGTCCAGCGGATCGGGGACCAGGTGATGGAAACCATCCTGATCCACAAGGCGATGCCCCGGGCCGCCGCCCGCGCCCGCGCCGCCGAGGTCATGGCCCGCGTCGGGCTCGACCCCGCGCGCATTCCGCCCAGCCGCTACCCGCACGAGCTCTCGGGCGGGCAGCGCCAGCGGGTCGGCATCGCCATGGCCATCGCGTTGCGGCCGAAGCTGCTGATCGCCGACGAGCCCACCACCGCGCTCGACGTGACCACCCAGGCGCAGATCCTCGAGCTGCTCACCGGGCTGGTGCGCGAAGAGGGGATGGGGATGCTGATGATCACCCATGACCTTGCCGTGGTGGCGGGCATGGCCGATCGCATCGCGGTGATGAACGCGGGCCGGATCGTCGAGCAGGGGCCGACGGCGCAGGTCCTCTCGGAACAGCGCCACCTCTACACCCGCCAGCTCTTCGAGGCCTCGCGCCACCAGGCGGCGCTGGCCCCGATCACCCCCGGCGAGCCCCTGCTCAGCGTGCGGGAGGCGGTTCGTGACTATCCCCTGCCGCGCAAGAGCCTCCTTGCCCCGCGCGGCCAGTTCCGCGCGGTGAAGGGCGTCAGCTTCGACATCCGCCGGGGCGAGCGGGTCGGGCTGGTGGGCGAGTCGGGCTGCGGCAAGTCGACGCTCGCCCGCGCGATCCTCGGGCTCGAGCCGCTGCAGGCGGGGACGATCACCCTCGGTGGCAAGCCAATCCTTTCGCATGGCAAGCCGGACCCTGAGCTCCGGCGCCGGGTGCAGGTGGTGTTCCAGGACCCCTACGGCTCGTTCAACCCGCGCCACAGCGTCGGCCGGATCATCGCCGAACCCTTCCATCTTCTGCCCGATCCGCCGAAGGGCGCGGCGCGGCAGGCCGCGATCGCCGGGACGCTGGCTGCCGTAGGGCTGAAGCCCGAGCACGCCGAGGCCCCGATCCATGCCTTCTCGGGCGGCCAGCGCCAGCGCATTGCCATCGCCCGCGCGCTGATCATCGAGCCCGAACTTGTGATCTTCGACGAGGCGGTCTCGGCGCTTGATGTGCGGGTGCGCGCGCAGATCCTCGACCTTGTGGCCGAGCTGTCGCGCACAAGGGGCCTCGGCTATCTTTTCGTCAGCCACGATCTGTCGGTGGTGCGCGGGGTCACTGACCGGGTTCTGGTCATGCGCGAGGGCGAGATCGTCGAGCGTGGCGCGACGGCCGAGGTGTTTGACAATCCCCGGCACTGGTATACCAAATCTCTGATGGAGGCGGCGCCGAGACTACCGGCGCCGGAGACGGGAGGAGATGACGATGCCGGAGGGGAGCCCCTTTGA
- a CDS encoding ABC transporter permease, protein MRPTLILGALLTLVFTLAALLSFAWTPGDVESVNIAARLQPPSTAHLLGTDHLGRDMLSMVMTGARTSLAVALVAVGLGMGLGVPLGLAAAARQGGWLDELVMRANDLIFAFPSLVIAILITAIFGPGALNAILAIGIFNIPVFARLTRGAALSFWRREFILAARVAGKGAPRISVEHILPNLANLLIVQGTIQFSLGILAEAGLSYVGLGAQPPVPSWGRMLADAQTMVALAPHVAIVPGLAILLTVLGLNLLGDGLRDALDPRLRPSRA, encoded by the coding sequence ATGAGACCCACCCTGATCCTCGGCGCGCTGCTGACGTTGGTCTTCACCCTCGCGGCGCTGCTCTCCTTTGCCTGGACCCCGGGAGATGTCGAGTCGGTGAACATCGCTGCCCGGCTGCAGCCGCCCTCGACGGCGCATCTGCTGGGCACCGACCACCTCGGCCGAGACATGCTGAGCATGGTGATGACCGGCGCGCGCACCTCGCTGGCGGTGGCGCTGGTGGCGGTGGGGCTCGGCATGGGGCTCGGCGTGCCGCTGGGGCTCGCCGCCGCCGCAAGGCAGGGCGGCTGGCTCGACGAGCTGGTGATGCGCGCAAACGATCTCATCTTCGCCTTCCCCTCTTTGGTCATCGCCATCCTGATCACCGCTATCTTCGGCCCCGGAGCACTCAACGCCATCCTTGCTATCGGTATCTTCAATATCCCGGTCTTCGCCCGGCTCACCCGCGGCGCGGCGCTCAGCTTCTGGCGGCGCGAGTTCATCCTTGCCGCCCGCGTCGCCGGCAAGGGCGCGCCGCGGATCAGCGTCGAGCACATCCTGCCCAACCTCGCCAACCTCCTGATCGTGCAGGGCACCATCCAGTTCTCGCTTGGCATCCTCGCGGAGGCGGGTCTCTCCTACGTCGGCCTCGGCGCGCAGCCGCCGGTGCCGAGCTGGGGCCGGATGCTGGCCGACGCGCAGACCATGGTGGCGCTCGCGCCGCATGTGGCCATCGTGCCCGGCCTCGCGATCCTGCTGACGGTGCTCGGCCTCAACCTGCTCGGTGACGGGCTGCGCGACGCCCTCGATCCCCGCCTGAGGCCCTCCCGCGCATGA
- a CDS encoding ABC transporter permease, producing MLGYALKRLTSLAVSLLVASLVIFLVVEVAPGDPASYMLGMNAQPDTVAALRAELGLDLPKWQRYLAWLGGMLSGDFGTSYTYRTPVAEMVAERITVSLPLALYALGLSTLIALPAGIFAAARRGRAGDAAVIGATQLGIAIPNFWFAMLLVLLFALKLRWFSAGGFPGWESPLLALKSLTLPAVALALPQAAILARVMRSSLIDILTEDFIRTARAKGLSRRQALWRHGLRNALIPVLTILGLQFSFLLAGAIIIEQVFFLPGLGRLIFQSITQRDLIVVESVVMLLVFAVIAVNFLTDMAYAIADPRLRRTR from the coding sequence ATGCTAGGCTACGCGCTCAAACGTCTGACCTCGCTGGCGGTTTCACTGCTGGTTGCGTCGCTGGTCATCTTCCTGGTGGTCGAGGTCGCCCCCGGCGATCCGGCCAGCTACATGCTTGGCATGAACGCCCAGCCCGACACGGTGGCGGCGCTGCGGGCCGAGCTTGGCCTCGACCTGCCGAAATGGCAGCGTTACCTTGCCTGGCTCGGCGGCATGCTGAGCGGTGACTTCGGCACCTCCTACACCTACCGCACGCCGGTGGCCGAGATGGTCGCCGAGCGCATCACCGTCTCGCTGCCGCTGGCGCTCTACGCGCTGGGGCTCTCTACGCTGATTGCGCTGCCCGCGGGCATCTTCGCCGCGGCGCGCCGCGGCAGGGCGGGAGACGCGGCGGTGATCGGGGCGACGCAGCTCGGCATCGCCATCCCCAACTTCTGGTTCGCGATGCTGCTGGTGCTGCTCTTCGCGCTGAAGCTGCGCTGGTTCAGCGCCGGCGGTTTTCCCGGCTGGGAGTCCCCGCTTCTGGCACTGAAATCGCTGACCTTGCCGGCGGTGGCTCTGGCGCTTCCGCAGGCGGCGATCCTGGCCCGGGTCATGCGCTCCTCGCTCATCGACATCCTGACGGAGGATTTCATCCGCACCGCGCGCGCCAAGGGCCTGTCCCGCAGGCAGGCGCTCTGGCGGCATGGGCTGCGCAACGCGCTCATCCCGGTGCTGACCATCCTCGGGCTGCAGTTCTCCTTCCTGCTGGCGGGGGCGATCATCATCGAACAGGTGTTCTTTCTGCCCGGCCTAGGCCGGCTGATCTTCCAGTCGATCACCCAGCGCGACCTCATCGTGGTCGAGAGCGTCGTCATGCTGCTGGTCTTCGCGGTGATCGCGGTGAACTTCCTGACGGACATGGCCTATGCCATCGCCGATCCGAGACTGAGGCGCACGAGATGA
- a CDS encoding NUDIX domain-containing protein, whose amino-acid sequence MSKSPRLAARAVLLHEDRLLLVNAWPGGKSDLWCAPGGGAEIGTSLPENLARELREETGLEITVGPPCLVNEFHDPASGFHQVEIFFRCRIASGTLDPGWQDPEGVVTERRFVTRAEMDGLRFKPSSLAHVAWGRGFGYDPLELIQH is encoded by the coding sequence ATGTCGAAATCTCCCCGCCTTGCCGCCCGCGCCGTTCTGCTCCACGAGGACCGGCTGCTGCTGGTCAATGCCTGGCCCGGTGGCAAGAGCGACCTCTGGTGCGCCCCCGGCGGCGGCGCCGAGATCGGTACCTCGCTGCCCGAGAACCTCGCCCGCGAGCTGCGCGAGGAGACCGGGCTCGAGATCACCGTCGGCCCGCCCTGCCTGGTGAACGAGTTCCACGACCCCGCAAGCGGCTTCCACCAAGTCGAGATCTTCTTTCGTTGCCGGATCGCCAGCGGCACGCTCGACCCGGGCTGGCAGGACCCCGAGGGCGTGGTGACCGAGCGCCGCTTCGTCACCCGCGCCGAGATGGACGGGCTGCGCTTCAAGCCGAGCAGCCTTGCGCATGTGGCGTGGGGCAGGGGCTTCGGCTACGATCCGCTGGAGCTGATCCAGCATTGA
- a CDS encoding alpha-D-ribose 1-methylphosphonate 5-triphosphate diphosphatase has product MLDLILQNAPVLRPEGWSDAPLSLHDGRLGGGAGRAVDLAGFEVLPGIVDAHGDGFERHMAPRRGALRERASGVQACAAELAACGITTAALAQFWSWEGGMRGPEFAEEVFAAVTEVAPTVPVDLRLQLRLETHFLDGFAGAEEAIARWGISYVVFNDHLPHQRLAEGRKPPRLTGQALKSGRSPEAHLALMMGLHDRGGEVPEALDLLCSRLQARGVTMGSHDDRTAEGRADWRARGVRVSEFPETVEAALAARAAGEFIVLGAPNVVRGASHAGNVSALELVGLGLCDALASDYHYPAPARAAWRCVELGLLDEVAAWKLVSEGPARLLGLTDRGRIEDGLRADLIIREQDTRRIVATIAGGRVAYMSGDVAGRFIG; this is encoded by the coding sequence GTGCTCGACCTGATCCTTCAGAATGCCCCCGTCCTGCGCCCCGAGGGCTGGAGCGACGCGCCGTTGTCCCTCCACGATGGCCGCCTCGGCGGCGGCGCCGGCCGGGCCGTGGACCTCGCGGGCTTCGAGGTGCTGCCGGGCATTGTCGACGCCCATGGCGACGGCTTCGAGCGCCACATGGCCCCGCGCCGGGGCGCGCTGCGCGAGCGTGCGTCGGGGGTGCAGGCCTGCGCCGCCGAGCTGGCGGCCTGCGGCATCACCACCGCCGCACTGGCGCAATTCTGGTCATGGGAAGGCGGGATGCGCGGACCGGAGTTCGCCGAAGAGGTCTTTGCCGCAGTCACCGAGGTCGCGCCCACCGTGCCCGTGGACCTCCGCCTGCAACTGCGGCTCGAGACGCATTTCCTCGATGGATTTGCCGGAGCCGAGGAGGCGATTGCGCGCTGGGGCATTTCCTATGTCGTGTTCAACGACCACCTGCCGCACCAGCGGCTGGCCGAGGGGCGCAAGCCGCCGCGGCTCACCGGGCAGGCGCTGAAAAGCGGCCGCAGCCCCGAGGCGCATCTGGCGCTGATGATGGGGCTTCACGACCGTGGCGGCGAGGTGCCCGAGGCGCTGGACCTGCTCTGCTCCCGGCTGCAGGCGCGCGGCGTGACCATGGGCAGCCACGACGACCGCACCGCCGAGGGCCGTGCCGACTGGCGGGCGCGCGGCGTGCGCGTCTCGGAGTTCCCAGAGACGGTCGAGGCGGCGCTGGCAGCGCGCGCGGCCGGCGAATTCATCGTGCTGGGGGCGCCCAACGTGGTGCGCGGGGCAAGCCATGCGGGCAACGTCTCGGCGCTGGAGCTGGTGGGGCTGGGGCTTTGCGACGCGCTGGCCTCGGACTATCACTACCCCGCCCCGGCACGTGCCGCATGGCGCTGTGTCGAGCTTGGGCTTCTGGACGAGGTCGCGGCGTGGAAACTGGTCTCGGAAGGGCCCGCGCGGCTCTTGGGGCTCACCGACCGGGGCCGGATCGAGGACGGGCTGCGCGCCGACCTGATCATCCGCGAGCAGGACACGCGCCGCATCGTGGCGACGATTGCCGGGGGCCGCGTGGCCTACATGAGCGGGGATGTGGCCGGGCGCTTCATAGGTTGA
- a CDS encoding 5-(carboxyamino)imidazole ribonucleotide synthase produces the protein MSDALPQGATIGILGGGQLGRMLSVAASRLGYRTHVFEPGAEPPAGHVAHAVTTASYEDKAALTRFAEAVDVVTYEFENIPTEALDTLQALRPIRPGREALRVSQDRMTEKEFLSGLGLRTAPFAAVDTELDLNNALELIGAPAILKTRRFGYDGKGQARILSKDDAADAFDAMNGAPAILEGFVEFSHEVSVIAARGTSGEVACFDPGENVHRDGILRTTTVPARLTPAHQQDAILLAGRILNALDYVGVMGVELFVCADGLVVNEIAPRVHNSGHWTQNGCSVDQFEQHIRAVAGLPLGDGGRHSDVQMENLIGDDMDRVPELLREADTALHLYGKAEAKPGRKMGHVNRIVRGG, from the coding sequence ATGTCTGACGCTCTTCCCCAAGGTGCAACCATCGGCATTCTCGGCGGCGGACAGCTGGGACGGATGCTCTCGGTGGCCGCGAGCCGCCTCGGCTACCGCACGCATGTCTTCGAGCCGGGCGCCGAGCCGCCCGCCGGCCATGTCGCCCACGCGGTGACCACCGCCTCCTACGAGGACAAGGCGGCGCTGACCCGGTTCGCCGAAGCGGTGGACGTGGTGACCTACGAGTTCGAGAACATCCCCACCGAGGCGCTCGACACGCTGCAGGCGCTGCGCCCGATCCGCCCGGGGCGCGAGGCGCTGCGGGTGAGCCAGGACCGGATGACCGAGAAGGAGTTCCTCTCGGGTCTCGGCCTGCGCACCGCGCCCTTTGCCGCCGTCGACACCGAGCTCGACCTGAACAACGCTCTCGAGCTGATCGGCGCGCCGGCCATCCTCAAGACCCGCCGCTTCGGCTACGACGGCAAGGGGCAGGCCCGCATCCTGTCGAAGGATGACGCCGCCGATGCGTTCGACGCGATGAACGGCGCCCCGGCGATCCTCGAGGGGTTCGTCGAGTTCAGCCACGAGGTCTCGGTGATCGCGGCGCGTGGCACGAGCGGCGAGGTCGCCTGTTTCGATCCCGGCGAGAACGTCCACCGCGACGGCATCCTGCGCACCACAACCGTTCCTGCGCGGCTGACCCCGGCGCACCAGCAGGACGCGATCCTGCTGGCGGGCCGTATCCTCAACGCGCTCGACTACGTGGGCGTGATGGGGGTCGAGCTCTTCGTTTGCGCCGACGGGCTGGTGGTCAACGAGATCGCGCCGAGGGTGCACAACTCCGGCCACTGGACGCAGAACGGCTGCAGCGTGGACCAGTTCGAGCAGCACATCCGCGCCGTAGCCGGCCTGCCGCTGGGCGATGGCGGGCGCCATTCGGACGTGCAGATGGAAAACCTGATCGGCGACGATATGGACCGGGTGCCCGAGCTGCTGCGCGAGGCCGACACCGCGCTGCACCTCTACGGCAAGGCCGAGGCCAAGCCCGGCCGCAAGATGGGCCACGTCAACCGCATCGTGCGCGGCGGCTGA
- the purE gene encoding 5-(carboxyamino)imidazole ribonucleotide mutase, whose translation MTEQVKVGIIMGSQSDWPTMQEAAQMLDELGVAHEVKIVSAHRTPDRLWTYGKEAAGRGLQVIIAGAGGAAHLPGMMASKTRVPVIGVPVQTRALSGVDSLYSILQMPRGFPVATMAIGAAGAANAGLMAAGILALQDPALAERLDAWRQALSDSIPDEPVRD comes from the coding sequence ATGACGGAACAGGTGAAGGTCGGCATCATCATGGGCAGCCAGTCGGACTGGCCCACGATGCAGGAAGCGGCGCAGATGCTCGACGAGCTGGGCGTGGCCCATGAGGTCAAGATCGTCTCGGCGCACCGCACGCCGGACCGGCTCTGGACCTATGGCAAGGAGGCCGCCGGGCGCGGGCTGCAGGTGATCATCGCCGGAGCGGGGGGCGCGGCGCATCTGCCGGGGATGATGGCCTCCAAGACGCGCGTGCCAGTGATCGGCGTGCCGGTGCAGACGCGGGCGCTGTCGGGCGTCGACAGCCTCTATTCCATCCTGCAGATGCCGCGCGGTTTCCCGGTGGCGACCATGGCGATCGGCGCGGCGGGCGCGGCCAATGCGGGCCTGATGGCGGCGGGCATCCTTGCGCTGCAGGATCCGGCGCTCGCCGAGCGGCTGGACGCCTGGCGCCAGGCGCTGTCGGACTCGATCCCCGACGAGCCGGTGCGGGACTGA